One Arthrobacter sp. StoSoilB19 DNA window includes the following coding sequences:
- a CDS encoding DUF1684 domain-containing protein translates to MTAQSTGSALESFDADWQEWHAAHEQHRAHPHGFLAVTHLHWLGSEPARLEGVPGTWSVAADVVRILLEPGDSLQQDGTELNTASGATVELGPIEERGGINLVSGETVIELAKRGGEYIVRPRHPENPLLQAYQGTPAYSPDAAYAVRGTYVPFEAPRPTTVGAAVEGIQHVYEAPGEIRFKLAGRELALTAFNGHAPGALSVLFTDQTSGKTTYAANRSLSVVPAADGSVLLDFNRAVNLPCAYTDLATCPLPPAENRLPVAIEAGEKIPYERQDQQ, encoded by the coding sequence ATGACCGCACAATCCACCGGATCAGCCCTCGAATCCTTCGACGCCGACTGGCAGGAATGGCACGCCGCCCACGAACAGCACCGCGCCCACCCGCACGGCTTCCTGGCGGTGACCCACCTGCACTGGCTGGGCAGCGAACCCGCCCGGCTGGAAGGCGTCCCGGGCACCTGGAGCGTGGCGGCCGACGTCGTCCGCATCCTTTTGGAGCCGGGTGACAGCCTGCAGCAGGACGGCACGGAGCTGAACACTGCGTCCGGGGCCACCGTTGAGCTTGGCCCCATCGAGGAGCGCGGCGGCATCAACCTGGTGTCCGGCGAGACCGTCATTGAGCTGGCCAAGCGCGGCGGCGAATACATCGTCCGGCCCCGTCATCCGGAAAACCCGCTGTTGCAGGCCTACCAGGGCACGCCCGCCTACTCGCCTGATGCCGCGTATGCCGTGCGCGGAACCTATGTGCCGTTCGAGGCGCCGAGGCCCACCACGGTGGGCGCCGCCGTCGAGGGCATCCAGCATGTGTATGAGGCGCCGGGCGAGATCCGCTTCAAGCTGGCCGGCCGGGAGCTGGCGCTGACCGCATTCAACGGCCACGCCCCCGGCGCCCTGTCCGTGCTGTTCACAGACCAGACCTCCGGCAAGACCACTTATGCCGCCAACCGCTCGCTGTCCGTGGTGCCGGCCGCAGACGGGTCCGTGCTGCTGGACTTCAACCGGGCCGTGAACCTGCCGTGCGCGTACACGGACCTGGCCACTTGCCCGCTGCCGCCGGCGGAAAACCGGCTGCCGGTGGCCATCGAGGCCGGCGAAAAGATTCCCTACGAACGTCAGGACCAGCAGTGA
- the dctA gene encoding C4-dicarboxylate transporter DctA has translation MKIKSILGHLYVQVLIGVALGVVVGALWPDLGASLKPIGDGFVKLVKFMIAPIVFCTIVGGITSLRDTKKVGPTLIRSLGLFYALTALALALGLAAVTLFQPGAGMHIDPTHLDSSVAQKYTTQLPSSNPVDFILSIIPTTFVGAFADGEVLPVLVIAMLCGFAFSKLGAPGQLALNVVNSFNQLLFIMFGYIMKVAPLGAFGAMAFTVGKYGAHSIGNLGMLILAFYAACIVFVVVGLGILAKVTGFSLWQILRYFKDEFLIVLATSSSEPVLPRLLSKLERIGCDRSVVGLVVPTGYSFNLTGTAIYLTLASMFIAQACDIHLSWGQILLMLGMMLLTSKGAAGVTGSGFVALVATLTVMPTLPVAGVALIVGIDRFMSEARALTSTVCNIVSCVAIAKWQGELDMVKLRSELQAGFVPTEAEKVQLAEPALAH, from the coding sequence ATGAAGATCAAATCCATCCTCGGACACCTGTATGTCCAGGTACTCATCGGAGTCGCCCTCGGCGTCGTTGTGGGCGCACTGTGGCCGGACCTCGGTGCATCGCTCAAGCCCATCGGCGACGGCTTCGTGAAACTCGTGAAGTTCATGATCGCCCCCATCGTGTTCTGCACCATCGTCGGAGGCATCACCTCGCTGCGGGACACCAAGAAGGTGGGCCCCACCCTGATCCGTTCGCTTGGCCTCTTCTACGCGCTGACGGCACTCGCCCTTGCCCTGGGCCTGGCCGCGGTGACGCTGTTCCAGCCCGGCGCCGGGATGCACATCGATCCCACGCACCTGGACTCCTCGGTGGCGCAGAAGTACACCACGCAACTGCCCAGCAGCAACCCCGTGGACTTCATCCTCAGCATCATCCCCACCACCTTCGTTGGCGCCTTCGCCGACGGTGAGGTCCTGCCCGTGCTGGTCATTGCAATGCTGTGCGGCTTCGCCTTCAGCAAGCTCGGCGCACCGGGCCAGCTGGCCCTGAACGTGGTCAACAGCTTCAACCAGCTGCTCTTCATCATGTTCGGCTACATCATGAAGGTGGCTCCGCTGGGAGCCTTCGGGGCCATGGCCTTCACCGTTGGCAAGTACGGCGCCCACTCCATCGGAAACCTCGGCATGCTGATCCTTGCCTTCTACGCCGCCTGCATCGTCTTCGTGGTGGTCGGCCTGGGCATCCTGGCCAAGGTGACCGGCTTCAGCCTGTGGCAGATCCTGCGCTACTTCAAGGATGAGTTCCTGATCGTCCTGGCCACGTCCTCCAGCGAACCGGTCCTGCCGCGCCTGCTGTCCAAGCTCGAACGGATCGGCTGCGACCGCAGCGTTGTGGGCCTGGTGGTCCCCACCGGCTACTCCTTCAACCTGACCGGAACGGCCATCTACCTCACCCTCGCCTCCATGTTCATCGCCCAGGCCTGCGACATCCACCTCAGCTGGGGCCAGATCCTGCTGATGCTCGGCATGATGCTGCTGACCTCCAAGGGCGCGGCGGGCGTCACCGGAAGTGGTTTCGTGGCCCTGGTGGCGACGCTGACGGTCATGCCCACCCTGCCGGTGGCCGGCGTGGCCCTCATCGTGGGCATCGACCGCTTCATGAGCGAGGCCCGTGCCCTCACCAGCACGGTCTGCAACATCGTCTCCTGCGTGGCAATCGCCAAGTGGCAGGGTGAGCTGGACATGGTCAAGCTCCGCTCCGAGCTCCAGGCGGGCTTCGTGCCCACCGAGGCGGAGAAGGTTCAGCTGGCCGAACCGGCCCTGGCCCACTAA
- a CDS encoding PrpF domain-containing protein gives MGLKGHWYRGGTSKCWLFDARDVALHAPTREEIPALLSAAFGAADARQLDGVGGGTSTTSKAAVIWATPGAEADLDYLFAQVGIGDPTVELGSNCGNCATAIALFAVQTGIVPARDGMTKVRMRHVTSGAVLSGAVPTPGGHIPKSGLARVPGSSAAGVPVSLSFHGPWGQNTGALLPTGNTVDQLQVNGRTLGATMVDAGAPAVLLAADQAGVDLSSMTDNLTAQLPDLIAARASAGLIMGLRKPEDPPQNAVPKVGVVAPAGDYIAADGTTITAGSHDVRVRMLSMLAPHPAIGLTSAVAVALASSLQSSVVANAAGQSPSTGTGTPRLLRVGTPAGVITAEIITDDTGAVSEVALHRAARHIATADIDVAPAAELSA, from the coding sequence GTGGGACTCAAAGGACATTGGTACCGGGGCGGCACCAGCAAGTGCTGGCTCTTCGATGCCAGGGACGTGGCCCTCCACGCCCCCACCCGCGAGGAAATCCCCGCACTGCTGTCAGCCGCTTTCGGCGCAGCGGATGCGCGGCAGCTGGACGGCGTCGGGGGCGGAACGTCCACCACGTCAAAGGCTGCGGTCATCTGGGCAACCCCTGGTGCCGAGGCAGACCTCGACTACCTTTTCGCCCAGGTGGGGATCGGTGACCCCACCGTTGAGCTGGGTTCCAACTGCGGCAACTGCGCCACCGCCATTGCCCTGTTCGCCGTCCAGACGGGCATCGTTCCCGCCCGGGACGGCATGACCAAGGTCCGCATGCGCCACGTCACTTCCGGCGCCGTGCTCAGCGGAGCGGTTCCAACTCCCGGCGGCCACATTCCCAAGTCCGGCCTGGCACGGGTTCCGGGCAGCAGCGCCGCCGGTGTTCCCGTCAGCCTCTCGTTCCACGGCCCCTGGGGCCAGAACACCGGTGCACTCCTGCCTACCGGCAACACCGTGGACCAACTCCAGGTCAACGGCAGGACGCTGGGCGCAACGATGGTGGACGCCGGGGCCCCTGCCGTGCTCCTCGCAGCCGACCAGGCCGGCGTCGATCTTTCCTCAATGACGGACAACCTCACTGCCCAGCTGCCGGACCTCATCGCGGCACGGGCATCAGCCGGCCTCATCATGGGGCTGCGGAAGCCTGAGGATCCGCCGCAGAACGCTGTCCCGAAAGTCGGGGTTGTGGCGCCAGCCGGCGACTACATCGCCGCGGACGGAACAACCATCACCGCCGGCAGCCACGACGTGCGGGTGCGGATGCTGTCCATGCTCGCACCCCACCCGGCCATCGGCCTGACCTCAGCCGTGGCAGTTGCCCTTGCATCCTCGCTGCAGTCATCGGTCGTAGCCAACGCAGCAGGCCAATCACCCTCCACCGGCACCGGAACTCCCCGCTTGCTGCGGGTCGGGACGCCCGCCGGCGTGATCACCGCCGAAATCATCACCGATGACACCGGCGCCGTCAGCGAAGTGGCCCTCCACCGGGCAGCCCGCCACATCGCCACCGCAGATATCGACGTGGCCCCGGCCGCCGAGCTGTCTGCCTAA
- a CDS encoding ABC transporter substrate-binding protein — protein sequence MAFPTRGLRRSRALAARPAVVLLGTALLGTAALAGCADPGASAAGNASGGAQTTAARNGVVYNTSPDQQRIRGEKDAALAAKVPGLIGKDGKLTVATTAGSIPLSFHATDDKTPIGSELDIAQLVADKLGLELDVQVTSWENWPLKTQSGDFEAVFSNVGVNKDRVKLFDFASYRAAYMGFEAKKSSTHSIKGADDISGLKISVGSGTNQEKILLAWNKELEGKGKAPATLQYYSSDADTILALSSGRTDLNIAPYPSTVYRENTRDDLKVVGKVNAGWPSETLVAATTLRGNGLAPVISEALNSVIKDGSYGKVLERWGLSEEALPESKTITEENFAATQASAGAAPSGKAS from the coding sequence ATGGCTTTCCCCACCCGCGGCCTCCGCCGCAGCCGCGCCCTCGCGGCGCGTCCCGCCGTCGTACTCCTCGGCACCGCACTCCTTGGCACCGCCGCGCTCGCCGGCTGCGCCGACCCCGGCGCCTCCGCCGCCGGCAACGCCAGCGGTGGAGCGCAGACGACGGCGGCACGCAACGGCGTGGTCTACAACACCTCACCGGACCAGCAGCGGATCCGGGGCGAGAAGGACGCGGCGCTCGCCGCCAAGGTCCCCGGGCTGATCGGCAAGGACGGCAAGCTGACGGTGGCCACCACCGCCGGGTCCATCCCGCTGTCCTTCCACGCCACCGACGACAAGACGCCGATCGGCTCCGAACTGGACATCGCCCAGCTGGTGGCGGACAAGCTGGGCCTGGAGCTGGACGTGCAGGTGACGTCCTGGGAGAACTGGCCGCTGAAGACCCAGTCCGGCGACTTTGAGGCTGTGTTCTCCAACGTGGGCGTGAACAAGGATCGGGTGAAGCTGTTCGACTTCGCCAGCTACCGGGCCGCGTACATGGGTTTCGAGGCCAAGAAGTCCTCCACGCACAGCATCAAGGGCGCGGACGACATCTCCGGCCTGAAGATCTCCGTGGGGTCCGGCACCAACCAGGAAAAGATCCTGCTGGCGTGGAACAAGGAGCTCGAGGGCAAGGGCAAAGCGCCGGCCACGCTGCAGTACTACTCCTCCGACGCGGACACCATCCTGGCGCTGTCCTCCGGCCGGACGGACCTGAACATCGCCCCCTACCCGTCCACCGTGTACCGCGAGAACACCCGGGACGACCTGAAGGTGGTGGGCAAGGTCAACGCCGGCTGGCCCTCCGAGACCCTGGTGGCCGCCACCACCCTGCGCGGCAACGGGCTGGCGCCGGTCATTTCCGAGGCCCTCAATTCCGTCATCAAGGACGGCTCCTACGGCAAGGTGCTGGAGCGCTGGGGCCTGTCCGAGGAAGCGCTGCCGGAATCCAAGACCATCACCGAAGAGAACTTCGCGGCCACGCAGGCATCGGCCGGCGCGGCCCCGTCAGGGAAGGCATCATGA
- a CDS encoding NtaA/DmoA family FMN-dependent monooxygenase (This protein belongs to a clade of FMN-dependent monooxygenases, within a broader family of flavin-dependent oxidoreductases, the luciferase-like monooxygenase (LMM) family, some of whose members use coenzyme F420 rather than FMN.) — MTQHNRAKSDVFVPSGQIQFGVFFQGVNSGTIWKAAESGSQTDFESFRRIAQTAERGLFAAFFLGEGLRLREHLGRPHALDVVGRPDAQTMLAALASVTTNIGLVATQNTTYNDPADLAHRLASLDLISGGRAAWNIVTTDNAWTGANFRRGGYLDHADRYKHAEAFVETAKRIWDSWETPDGPARRVVHQGQHYTVDVTPRLPRSAQYRPVLFQAGDSPEGRNFAARQADVIFSAHPKFDDAVEFRKDLVERSLAAGRGANAVQIMPASEFILAPTAAEAAEKKEWVRSLQIGPQQAIAYLEQFWGRELSSYDPDGPLPEIDPVVEETSETRGSGFHGAKARQLADQWRAEAKDKGLSIRQFVTSRTARVDSTFTGSYVEVADQLAEFARVGAVDGFNISPWLIPSGLDDIVNHLVPELQERGVYPTEYRGNTLWENLGLETPVRSSDAAAEAVRA; from the coding sequence GTGACACAGCACAACCGTGCTAAATCCGATGTCTTTGTGCCGTCGGGCCAGATCCAGTTTGGGGTCTTCTTCCAGGGCGTGAACTCCGGCACCATCTGGAAGGCCGCCGAATCGGGCTCGCAGACGGACTTCGAATCGTTCCGCCGCATCGCCCAGACCGCCGAGCGGGGGCTGTTCGCCGCGTTCTTCCTGGGCGAGGGGCTCCGCCTCCGTGAACACCTGGGCCGCCCGCACGCGCTGGACGTGGTGGGCCGGCCGGACGCGCAGACCATGCTGGCCGCGCTGGCCTCGGTGACCACAAACATCGGGCTCGTGGCCACCCAGAACACCACGTACAACGATCCCGCCGACCTGGCGCACCGGCTCGCGTCGCTGGACCTGATCTCGGGCGGGCGTGCCGCGTGGAACATCGTGACCACTGACAACGCCTGGACCGGGGCCAACTTCCGCCGCGGGGGATACCTTGACCACGCTGACCGGTACAAGCACGCGGAGGCGTTCGTGGAGACGGCCAAGCGGATCTGGGATTCGTGGGAAACCCCGGACGGTCCTGCCCGGCGGGTGGTGCACCAGGGCCAGCACTACACGGTGGACGTGACGCCGCGGCTGCCGCGCAGCGCCCAGTACCGCCCGGTGCTGTTCCAGGCCGGCGACTCGCCCGAGGGCCGCAACTTTGCTGCCCGGCAGGCTGATGTGATTTTCTCCGCGCACCCCAAGTTCGACGACGCCGTGGAGTTCCGCAAGGACCTCGTGGAGCGGTCCCTGGCCGCTGGCCGGGGTGCCAACGCCGTGCAGATCATGCCGGCCAGTGAGTTCATCCTGGCGCCCACCGCTGCGGAGGCGGCGGAGAAGAAGGAGTGGGTGCGGAGCCTGCAGATCGGCCCGCAGCAGGCCATCGCCTACCTGGAGCAGTTCTGGGGCCGCGAGCTGTCGTCGTACGATCCGGACGGACCGCTGCCGGAGATCGATCCGGTGGTGGAGGAAACGTCCGAGACCCGCGGCAGCGGCTTCCACGGCGCCAAGGCGCGGCAGCTGGCGGACCAGTGGCGGGCCGAGGCCAAGGACAAGGGGCTGTCCATCCGGCAGTTCGTCACCTCCCGCACTGCACGGGTGGATTCCACCTTCACGGGTTCGTACGTTGAGGTGGCGGACCAGCTGGCCGAGTTCGCGCGGGTGGGGGCGGTGGACGGATTCAACATCTCGCCGTGGCTCATTCCCTCCGGCCTGGACGACATCGTCAACCACCTGGTGCCGGAGCTGCAGGAACGCGGGGTGTACCCCACGGAGTACCGCGGGAACACCCTGTGGGAAAACCTTGGGCTGGAGACGCCCGTGCGTTCTTCGGATGCGGCTGCTGAGGCGGTCCGGGCGTGA
- a CDS encoding LLM class flavin-dependent oxidoreductase: MSSTRQGGFLALELDGAGWDGAHLTRAVLAAESAGFHAATFTDAPAPGRANALQRAAFAGPATRTIALVPEVDTVYTEPFHISTQLASLDYVSGGRAGWIVTAAESPEAAAAVGRPSVTGAALGQEAAASIEVSRRLWDSWEDDAVIRDVATGRYIDVDKLHYVDFDTAVDFETRADFAGAGYSVQGPSIIPRPLQGQLPVLAPACLLGEVPADAVDAVLVSAPAAELLAAEVRDVRSRVAAGVAVVAELDVVLDSRGQAAAGRVAGFGSGRANYAGSAAGLTDFLTELLEEADGVRLHPASLFVDLEELGRLVLPELRRRGVLRPLVQDGTFRDLLGLSRPVSRYATAASNAAAPAGAGK; the protein is encoded by the coding sequence ATCTCTTCAACCCGCCAGGGAGGGTTCCTTGCCCTTGAGCTCGACGGCGCCGGCTGGGACGGCGCGCACCTCACCCGGGCCGTGCTGGCAGCAGAGTCCGCGGGCTTCCATGCAGCAACCTTCACCGACGCACCCGCTCCGGGCCGCGCCAACGCGCTGCAGCGGGCGGCCTTCGCCGGACCCGCCACCCGGACCATCGCCCTGGTACCCGAGGTGGACACCGTCTACACCGAGCCGTTCCACATCTCCACCCAGCTGGCCAGCCTGGACTACGTGTCCGGCGGCCGGGCCGGGTGGATCGTGACGGCAGCCGAATCGCCGGAGGCTGCTGCCGCCGTCGGACGCCCGTCCGTGACCGGCGCTGCACTGGGTCAGGAGGCCGCGGCGTCCATCGAGGTGTCCCGGCGGCTGTGGGATTCGTGGGAGGACGACGCCGTGATCCGCGACGTGGCCACCGGCCGGTACATCGACGTGGACAAGCTGCACTATGTCGATTTTGATACGGCGGTCGATTTCGAGACTCGTGCCGATTTTGCCGGCGCCGGCTATTCCGTGCAGGGACCGTCCATCATTCCGCGGCCGCTGCAGGGGCAGCTGCCCGTGCTGGCGCCCGCGTGCCTGCTGGGGGAGGTTCCCGCGGACGCCGTGGATGCCGTGCTGGTGTCCGCACCTGCCGCCGAACTGCTGGCGGCAGAGGTCCGCGATGTGCGGTCCCGGGTGGCTGCCGGCGTTGCAGTGGTCGCCGAGCTCGACGTCGTCCTGGACTCCCGCGGGCAGGCCGCGGCGGGGCGGGTGGCTGGCTTTGGCTCCGGCCGTGCTAACTACGCCGGTTCCGCCGCCGGTCTCACGGACTTCCTCACGGAACTCCTGGAGGAGGCCGACGGCGTGCGCCTGCACCCGGCGTCGCTCTTTGTCGACCTGGAGGAACTGGGCCGCCTGGTCCTACCGGAACTGCGCCGCCGCGGAGTCCTCCGCCCGCTGGTGCAGGACGGCACCTTCCGCGACCTGCTGGGGCTTTCACGCCCGGTGAGCCGCTACGCCACCGCCGCATCCAACGCCGCTGCGCCCGCCGGCGCGGGAAAGTAA